From a single Fulvivirga ulvae genomic region:
- a CDS encoding SRPBCC domain-containing protein, whose amino-acid sequence MNRDQGKITKKSDGFQVRFERELNYSIDAVWDAITNPEKLKIWFTDFEMELTEGADITIKFRDEAATKTFGKIIKVEPPRRFEYTWEGELAVWELEPIGDHRCRLVLTYSKLSSEYAINAPAGFHSLLDRLEDMLGGNDKFYPFGTEENDPAHLRIQEAYGRIAYDDFPELKRYKPVVIERTYNAPIDRVWSAITDKEKMKEWYFDLEDFKPQVGFKFQFEGGTEEKCYLHLCEVTEVVPGKKLQYSWKYDGYAGNSFVTFELFDLEGQTKLKLTHTGLGTFPESNPDLARENFVGGWEDIIGRSLKQYLENL is encoded by the coding sequence ATGAATAGAGATCAGGGTAAAATAACAAAAAAGTCTGATGGCTTTCAGGTAAGGTTCGAAAGAGAGCTTAATTATAGCATAGATGCGGTTTGGGATGCCATAACCAACCCGGAAAAACTCAAAATATGGTTTACTGATTTTGAAATGGAGCTAACGGAAGGCGCTGATATCACCATTAAATTCAGGGATGAAGCAGCAACGAAGACCTTTGGCAAAATAATTAAGGTAGAGCCGCCACGACGCTTCGAGTATACCTGGGAAGGAGAGCTGGCCGTATGGGAGCTGGAACCAATAGGTGATCACCGATGCAGACTGGTTCTCACTTACAGTAAATTGAGCAGTGAATACGCCATAAATGCACCGGCAGGATTTCACTCCCTGCTTGACAGACTGGAAGATATGTTGGGAGGAAACGATAAGTTCTACCCATTCGGAACTGAAGAGAATGACCCTGCGCACTTAAGAATTCAGGAAGCCTATGGCCGGATAGCCTATGATGATTTTCCTGAACTGAAAAGGTATAAGCCGGTGGTGATCGAACGGACTTACAATGCTCCTATAGATAGAGTCTGGAGCGCTATCACTGACAAAGAAAAGATGAAGGAATGGTATTTTGACCTAGAGGACTTTAAACCTCAGGTGGGATTTAAGTTTCAATTTGAAGGAGGTACTGAAGAAAAGTGCTACCTGCATCTTTGTGAGGTTACTGAAGTAGTACCCGGCAAGAAACTACAGTATAGCTGGAAATACGACGGGTATGCGGGTAACTCCTTTGTGACCTTTGAACTCTTCGACCTCGAGGGCCAGACGAAGCTGAAACTTACGCATACTGGACTAGGAACCTTCCCCGAAAGCAATCCTGATCTTGCCAGAGAGAACTTTGTGGGTGGCTGGGAAGACATCATTGGCAGATCGCTGAAACAATATCTTGAAAATCTTTAA
- a CDS encoding VOC family protein — protein MKIGMTSVFVNNPIEAFKFYTEILGFVKIMYMPEHYLAIVASAEDPEGTTLLLEPNDSPIAQNYQTELRKAGLPCIVFKTDDIQNEYQRLKELGVAFTKEPTKTEWGTEAIFDDTCGNYIQLHQMP, from the coding sequence ATGAAAATTGGAATGACCAGTGTTTTTGTAAATAATCCCATAGAAGCCTTTAAGTTCTATACTGAGATATTGGGCTTTGTGAAAATAATGTATATGCCCGAGCATTATCTGGCTATTGTGGCATCAGCTGAAGATCCGGAAGGAACTACATTGCTTCTTGAGCCCAACGATAGCCCGATAGCCCAAAACTACCAGACGGAACTTCGCAAAGCCGGGCTGCCGTGCATCGTTTTTAAGACAGATGATATTCAGAACGAATACCAGCGCTTAAAGGAGTTAGGAGTGGCGTTTACAAAGGAGCCAACCAAAACAGAATGGGGAACGGAGGCCATATTTGACGATACTTGCGGCAATTATATTCAACTACATCAAATGCCCTGA
- a CDS encoding TetR/AcrR family transcriptional regulator → MSKTERTKAHIIEKTAGIFNTKGFIGTSLSDMEKATGLTKGSIYNNFKNKDAVALAVFDHNLQLANKLIESEMDKYSTAREQLLAYTEVYLDNVLQRSFPHGGCPMLNTAVEADDTHPELRERAAEAIIDWKNRISFLIRKGVSDGEFRQYINVEQAALTIFATVEGAVMISKVTGKVEYLNMIMGSVRKMIYDLE, encoded by the coding sequence ATGTCAAAGACAGAGCGAACCAAGGCGCATATCATCGAAAAAACGGCCGGCATATTTAATACCAAGGGTTTTATCGGAACCAGTTTGAGTGATATGGAAAAGGCCACTGGTCTTACCAAGGGAAGTATCTACAATAACTTCAAGAATAAAGATGCGGTGGCCCTGGCCGTATTTGACCACAACCTGCAATTGGCCAACAAACTTATTGAGTCTGAAATGGACAAATATAGTACAGCCAGGGAGCAGTTACTCGCTTATACAGAGGTTTATTTGGACAATGTGCTTCAACGTTCCTTCCCCCATGGCGGATGCCCCATGCTCAATACAGCAGTAGAAGCTGATGATACACACCCTGAGCTACGTGAGAGAGCGGCAGAGGCAATTATCGACTGGAAAAATAGAATTTCCTTTCTCATCCGAAAGGGAGTGTCAGATGGGGAATTCAGACAGTATATAAATGTAGAGCAGGCGGCACTTACCATTTTTGCTACGGTGGAGGGCGCTGTCATGATATCTAAAGTAACGGGCAAAGTCGAGTATCTGAACATGATCATGGGATCAGTCCGAAAAATGATCTACGACCTGGAATAA
- a CDS encoding SDR family oxidoreductase, with the protein MKTTNNTVLITGGSAGIGFEIAKLFVSGGNKVIITGRNKERLEQASKQLDNVVAIPFDVTDAHQVEQLVKRLNDEFPELNVVVNNAGKAALHNLSESTNNFEIASEEILTNYLSVIRLNEQLLPLLKRQKEAAIVNVSSVVAFAPSAIMSTYAASKSALHSYTQSLRLALSRDTSVKVFELMPPLVNTDFSKEIGGENGISPELVAEDLLNAFKNEQYEIHVGATAQISALSRKSPQEALMAMNQSFLNK; encoded by the coding sequence ATGAAAACAACGAATAACACAGTGCTGATAACCGGCGGTAGCGCAGGGATCGGCTTCGAAATTGCCAAACTTTTTGTGTCTGGCGGGAATAAAGTAATTATTACCGGAAGGAATAAGGAACGACTTGAGCAGGCATCAAAACAGCTTGACAATGTAGTAGCGATACCTTTTGATGTTACTGATGCACATCAGGTTGAGCAGCTCGTAAAAAGGCTTAATGATGAGTTTCCCGAACTTAATGTTGTGGTTAATAATGCAGGGAAAGCAGCTCTGCATAATTTGTCTGAAAGTACAAACAATTTTGAAATTGCCAGTGAGGAAATTCTCACCAACTACCTTTCTGTAATTAGGCTAAATGAGCAGTTGTTGCCTTTACTTAAAAGGCAAAAAGAGGCAGCTATTGTAAACGTATCTTCGGTGGTTGCCTTTGCTCCTTCTGCCATAATGTCAACTTACGCTGCAAGTAAGTCGGCCCTGCATTCATACACCCAGTCACTGCGACTAGCTCTATCCAGGGATACTTCTGTCAAAGTATTTGAACTGATGCCTCCTTTGGTCAATACAGATTTCTCCAAAGAAATAGGAGGTGAAAACGGTATTTCTCCTGAACTTGTAGCAGAGGATCTGCTGAATGCCTTTAAAAATGAGCAGTACGAAATACATGTGGGAGCTACTGCCCAGATCAGCGCGTTGAGCCGTAAATCACCTCAGGAGGCCTTAATGGCGATGAATCAGTCATTTTTAAATAAATAA
- a CDS encoding acetyl-CoA C-acetyltransferase: MLIHKEPRKVAVVGYNRIPFARHNTAYAHVGNIEMMTASLEGLINKYELQGQRLGEVAGGAVIKHTREFNLMRESVMGTSLDPATPACDIQQACATGMEAAIYIANKIALGQIDVGIAGGVDSASNVPVVVSEPLRKILLEARKAKSFGGKLKQFLKIRPKHLVPVAPGIDERRSKLSMGGHTEISAKHYDISREDQDKFALESHQKMAKAYDEGFFNDMLTPYLGLDHDNNMRRDTSMEKLARLKPAFDPLNGTLTAGNSTPFSDGASCVLLASEQWAKEHNLPVLAYISFAEVAAIEFVNERHNLLMAPVHAATRMLQKANLNLQDFDFYEIHEAFAAQVLTTLKIWESPEFMKKFGYDKPLGSIDRNKLNTKGSSLAAAHPFAATGGRLIATMAKLLNQKGSGRGFISVCASGGQGVTMIMEK; the protein is encoded by the coding sequence ATGCTAATACATAAAGAACCCCGAAAAGTAGCTGTTGTCGGGTATAACCGGATACCCTTTGCCCGGCACAATACTGCTTATGCACATGTTGGCAACATAGAGATGATGACAGCCTCACTGGAAGGCCTGATCAATAAATATGAGCTCCAGGGCCAGCGGTTGGGAGAAGTGGCCGGTGGAGCTGTAATCAAGCATACCCGTGAGTTTAACCTGATGCGCGAGAGTGTAATGGGTACATCACTTGACCCGGCTACACCTGCATGCGATATACAGCAGGCATGTGCTACCGGAATGGAAGCCGCCATTTATATAGCCAATAAAATAGCCCTGGGACAGATTGATGTGGGCATTGCCGGAGGTGTGGACTCAGCCAGTAATGTCCCCGTAGTGGTCAGCGAACCTTTGCGTAAAATATTGCTTGAAGCACGTAAAGCAAAGTCTTTTGGCGGTAAGCTGAAGCAATTTCTGAAAATTCGGCCAAAGCATCTGGTGCCTGTTGCGCCAGGCATCGATGAGAGACGCTCCAAATTGTCCATGGGGGGCCATACAGAAATTTCTGCAAAGCACTATGATATAAGCCGGGAAGACCAGGACAAATTTGCGCTGGAGAGCCACCAAAAGATGGCGAAAGCTTACGATGAAGGTTTTTTCAATGATATGCTCACTCCTTACCTGGGCCTGGATCACGACAATAACATGAGAAGGGACACCAGCATGGAGAAGCTGGCACGTTTAAAGCCTGCATTTGATCCGCTCAACGGTACACTTACTGCCGGAAATTCAACACCATTCTCCGATGGTGCTTCATGCGTTTTGCTTGCCAGCGAGCAGTGGGCAAAGGAGCACAACTTGCCTGTATTGGCATATATTTCATTTGCGGAAGTGGCAGCCATTGAATTTGTCAATGAGCGGCATAACCTGTTGATGGCTCCCGTACATGCGGCCACCAGGATGCTGCAAAAGGCGAATTTAAACCTCCAGGATTTTGACTTCTATGAAATCCACGAAGCGTTTGCCGCACAGGTATTGACCACCCTCAAAATATGGGAAAGTCCAGAATTCATGAAGAAGTTTGGCTATGACAAACCTTTGGGAAGCATTGACAGAAACAAGCTAAACACGAAAGGAAGCAGCCTCGCTGCTGCGCATCCCTTTGCTGCTACCGGAGGCCGGTTAATAGCTACCATGGCCAAACTGCTGAACCAAAAAGGCTCAGGCCGCGGCTTTATCTCCGTTTGTGCCTCCGGAGGTCAGGGAGTGACTATGATTATGGAGAAGTAA
- a CDS encoding pinensin family lanthipeptide: protein MKTKKINLSDLRVKSFVTNLEKPSRQTIVGGQKVPKSNVCPDSNEPCFSVDICSL from the coding sequence ATGAAAACCAAAAAAATCAACCTGAGCGACCTGAGAGTTAAAAGTTTTGTTACAAATCTGGAAAAACCATCCAGGCAGACTATAGTTGGTGGGCAAAAAGTACCCAAAAGTAATGTGTGCCCTGACTCCAATGAGCCATGCTTTTCTGTAGATATTTGTTCTTTATAG
- a CDS encoding AraC family transcriptional regulator — protein MKENPLIKVYHLQNEEHPNRFFNIEKMEAIYDNISGKTVEPHRHDFYTIVWVQRGRGHHLIDFNTYDIEDDQVFFISPGQIHQIDTPKRPQGWVISFSADFLSASSISQDFILKINLFKSYSDSPPVYLDEKTKASLGIIIDALYASFKEENNYKEEAVGSWLKLFLIECVNLCEKSRPPETSATSCVLIDFRKMVEENFRNLHKVSEYAGLLFLTPKHLNQVVKDTIGCTAKEYIIDRIISEAKRLLIHTHETVKQIAFSLGFKEPLHFNTFFKKKSGLTPLEFRKQHEV, from the coding sequence ATGAAAGAAAACCCCTTAATAAAAGTCTACCACCTCCAAAATGAAGAGCACCCTAACCGGTTTTTCAATATCGAGAAGATGGAGGCCATCTATGATAATATCAGCGGAAAAACTGTAGAGCCACACCGTCATGACTTTTATACTATCGTTTGGGTACAGCGCGGCCGCGGACATCACCTGATCGATTTTAATACTTATGATATTGAAGATGATCAGGTGTTCTTCATTAGTCCGGGTCAAATCCATCAGATTGATACACCGAAGCGTCCACAAGGCTGGGTGATCTCCTTTTCTGCTGATTTTCTTAGTGCCAGTAGTATATCGCAGGACTTTATTCTGAAGATCAACCTGTTTAAAAGCTACAGCGACAGTCCGCCTGTCTATCTGGATGAAAAGACCAAGGCTTCGTTGGGGATAATCATTGATGCACTCTATGCCTCATTCAAAGAGGAGAATAACTACAAAGAAGAGGCCGTAGGTTCCTGGCTCAAGCTGTTTTTAATAGAATGTGTGAACCTGTGCGAAAAAAGCAGGCCGCCTGAAACCTCGGCTACCTCCTGCGTGCTCATTGATTTCAGGAAGATGGTTGAAGAAAACTTTCGAAACCTTCATAAGGTTTCAGAATATGCAGGCCTGCTTTTCCTTACTCCAAAACATTTAAATCAGGTGGTAAAGGACACTATCGGTTGTACAGCCAAGGAATACATCATCGACCGCATCATCAGCGAGGCCAAGCGGCTGCTCATCCATACCCATGAGACCGTGAAGCAAATTGCCTTTTCGCTAGGTTTTAAAGAGCCACTGCACTTCAACACCTTCTTCAAGAAAAAGTCTGGCCTCACCCCGCTTGAGTTCAGGAAGCAGCATGAGGTTTAG
- a CDS encoding pirin family protein, translating to MKTVLHKADTRGYANHGWLLARHTFSFANYFDPTRIQFGALRVLNDDQIAGGRGFGSHPHENMEIITIPLEGDLEHKDSMGNGTVIKEGDVQVMSAGTGILHSEYNKNEDKAVKLFQIWVFPNQEDVKPRYDQISIADLKKKNEFYQILSPNPDDQGVWIHQDAWFHLGDFEAGTQDTYTIKKPGNGVYAFVIEGDVTINGQVLNRRDGYGLTELDQLTVTADSDARVLLMEVPMIDE from the coding sequence ATGAAAACCGTATTACACAAAGCAGATACCAGAGGATACGCCAACCACGGATGGTTATTGGCGCGACATACCTTCAGCTTTGCTAATTATTTTGATCCCACACGCATTCAATTTGGAGCCCTCAGGGTTTTGAATGATGATCAAATTGCCGGAGGGAGAGGTTTTGGATCACACCCTCATGAAAATATGGAGATAATAACCATCCCTCTTGAAGGAGATTTGGAGCACAAAGACAGCATGGGCAATGGTACAGTGATCAAAGAGGGAGATGTACAGGTGATGAGTGCCGGAACCGGTATCCTTCATAGTGAGTACAATAAGAATGAAGACAAAGCGGTAAAATTATTTCAGATCTGGGTATTCCCAAACCAGGAAGATGTAAAACCGCGCTATGACCAGATCTCCATTGCTGACCTGAAAAAGAAAAACGAGTTTTATCAGATATTATCGCCAAACCCTGATGACCAGGGCGTGTGGATACATCAGGATGCATGGTTTCATCTGGGTGATTTTGAGGCCGGTACGCAAGACACCTACACCATCAAAAAGCCTGGCAATGGAGTTTATGCCTTTGTAATTGAAGGCGATGTAACTATCAATGGCCAGGTACTAAACAGGCGTGATGGTTATGGTCTTACAGAGCTTGATCAACTGACTGTAACAGCCGATAGTGATGCCAGGGTATTGCTTATGGAAGTGCCGATGATCGATGAATAA
- a CDS encoding YceI family protein: protein METTQLVKTWAIDPAHSEVHFKVKHMMVSTVTGSFDEFSGTVKSENDDFKDAEIEFSAKIDSINTKNSDRDGHLKSDDFFNAAAYPELKFISSSLTTEGEDEYKLKGYLTIRDITKEVELDVLFNGQAVDPYGNTKAGFEITGKINRKDFGLKWSAVTEAGSIVVGDQIRLDLNVQLILN, encoded by the coding sequence ATGGAAACAACACAATTAGTTAAAACCTGGGCTATAGATCCTGCCCATTCAGAAGTTCACTTTAAAGTAAAGCACATGATGGTGTCTACCGTTACCGGTTCATTCGATGAGTTTTCCGGTACGGTAAAATCAGAAAATGATGATTTCAAGGATGCTGAAATAGAATTTAGTGCCAAAATTGATAGCATCAATACTAAAAACAGTGACAGGGACGGTCACTTAAAATCTGATGATTTCTTTAATGCGGCAGCATATCCTGAGCTTAAATTCATTTCATCATCACTTACCACAGAAGGTGAAGATGAGTACAAGCTGAAGGGCTACCTGACCATCAGGGATATCACTAAAGAAGTAGAGCTGGATGTGTTATTCAATGGCCAGGCGGTTGATCCTTACGGAAATACCAAAGCAGGTTTTGAGATCACCGGAAAAATAAACAGGAAAGATTTTGGACTGAAATGGAGTGCAGTAACAGAGGCAGGAAGCATAGTGGTGGGCGACCAGATCAGGCTTGATCTGAATGTACAACTCATCCTTAACTAG
- a CDS encoding DMT family transporter encodes MKLLLMFSAVIAGTVLPIQAALNGKMGKAVGDPVYATFISFVVGSVGLFAYIMFARTDLSGITYARQVSWSVWVAGLLGAFYVASVIILAPKLGVALTFGLIVAGQLGISLAMDHFGLLGIPVHTINWQRIVGILLIVSGVVLIRNF; translated from the coding sequence ATGAAATTACTCCTTATGTTCTCTGCAGTGATCGCCGGTACGGTACTGCCAATACAAGCTGCTCTAAATGGTAAAATGGGAAAAGCTGTAGGCGACCCGGTTTATGCAACATTTATATCCTTTGTGGTAGGTTCTGTTGGCCTTTTTGCTTACATCATGTTTGCGAGAACAGACCTGTCCGGTATAACCTATGCACGGCAGGTGAGCTGGAGTGTCTGGGTTGCAGGACTGTTGGGAGCGTTTTACGTCGCCAGTGTCATTATTCTGGCTCCCAAGTTAGGAGTAGCACTTACTTTCGGTTTGATAGTTGCCGGCCAATTAGGCATTTCCCTTGCTATGGACCATTTTGGCTTGCTGGGTATCCCTGTTCACACCATCAACTGGCAACGGATCGTTGGTATTTTGCTCATTGTTTCAGGCGTTGTATTGATCAGGAATTTTTAA
- a CDS encoding winged helix-turn-helix domain-containing protein, producing the protein MEKSYSAANNITCFSYFAGMKPVKTITKTEARNLVIDAQLFPHNGISSLDVIRKLGYVQIDTLAVAERSHHHIFHTRNTAYKQDELMQMVREKQVFEYWSHAASFLPMEDYRYSLLKKQEYARGKSHWFRQNKKMTSYVLDRIKAEGPLQSKDFKDSNHTSGAWYNWKPAKVALEQLFMEGRLMVAERINFQKVYDLAERVLPANLDISMPAKEEFHEYLIQRALSAQGIASLPEITYLRKGLKTHVEKALNKMIRKGIVQAVSVEGSNQIYFTLTDLPDHKTNDTAHILSPFDNLIIQRKRTLELFDFDYQLECYVPEKKRKFGYYCLPILYHDQLVGKFDPKADRATGVFTVKSFWFENGFEPDERFIDAFSQSLARFVAFCGCKKLKILKSRNHPVLKEIQRLVNGLL; encoded by the coding sequence ATGGAGAAATCATACTCAGCCGCAAACAATATCACCTGCTTTTCGTATTTTGCTGGTATGAAACCAGTTAAAACAATTACAAAGACAGAAGCCAGAAACCTTGTTATTGATGCACAGCTCTTCCCTCACAATGGAATAAGTTCGCTCGACGTTATCCGCAAACTCGGCTATGTGCAGATAGACACGCTGGCTGTTGCTGAAAGGTCTCATCACCATATATTTCATACGAGGAATACTGCATACAAACAGGATGAACTGATGCAAATGGTAAGGGAAAAGCAGGTTTTCGAGTACTGGAGCCATGCAGCATCCTTCCTGCCCATGGAGGACTATCGCTACAGCCTGCTAAAAAAGCAGGAATACGCCCGGGGCAAATCTCACTGGTTTCGCCAGAATAAGAAAATGACTTCGTACGTGCTCGACAGAATAAAAGCGGAAGGGCCACTGCAATCTAAGGACTTTAAAGACAGCAATCATACCTCTGGTGCCTGGTACAACTGGAAACCTGCCAAAGTAGCCCTTGAGCAACTTTTTATGGAAGGCAGGCTCATGGTGGCAGAACGGATCAACTTTCAGAAGGTCTATGATCTTGCGGAACGGGTCCTACCTGCTAACCTGGACATATCCATGCCTGCCAAAGAGGAGTTTCATGAGTATCTGATCCAAAGGGCTCTTTCAGCTCAGGGAATTGCTTCGCTACCGGAGATCACCTACCTGAGGAAAGGGCTTAAAACCCACGTTGAGAAAGCCTTGAATAAAATGATCAGGAAAGGTATAGTGCAGGCTGTTAGTGTAGAAGGCAGCAACCAAATCTACTTTACCTTAACTGATCTGCCTGATCATAAAACCAACGATACGGCACATATTTTATCACCCTTCGACAACCTGATCATTCAGAGAAAACGCACACTCGAGCTTTTTGACTTCGACTATCAGTTGGAGTGCTATGTGCCGGAGAAGAAACGGAAGTTTGGCTACTACTGCCTGCCCATACTTTATCATGACCAACTGGTTGGCAAGTTTGATCCTAAGGCAGACAGAGCCACTGGGGTATTTACTGTTAAATCTTTTTGGTTTGAAAATGGTTTTGAGCCAGACGAACGTTTTATAGACGCCTTTTCTCAGAGCCTTGCCCGCTTTGTTGCTTTCTGTGGTTGCAAAAAACTGAAGATACTCAAGTCGCGGAATCATCCGGTTTTAAAGGAGATACAACGGCTGGTAAATGGATTGCTTTAG
- a CDS encoding sulfite exporter TauE/SafE family protein — MKTNAPTHIFIIILMLMAGCGSPEQANDEVNVKIDQQASEGIWFGKDSASYGVIGVEDGSFNFREGKLSGGYINLNLSKVDTLQFQSTSQVAAQKLPNKFKIERVEESENPEQGTTHTLLGRFEYDDSISSKEVRLPVTMNYEQNQMVMTSKPGDKTSENEPALGFHIIADIENNNLTQQQVQQQAIKAEEIVLPEKIKVRQDSLMSIRKRIPTKIVVHLQRQKRIAQVGDTLHISIGLVNDNNDPAGAPKELDVELFNSVKKNSRIKTVHFNKGQSIVKTSVILKEEGIFELEAVHPELYSGSLFLKVTPRFGSLIINKYDEYQVRLAMFQPENQSFIKVLAQSRSFKANGKDSAEVSLFLFDDAGMYPNGVRLNIIPSYGRVYPQQLVVKGEEPGIVKLVSKDQEDVELQIVATPDIEVVNTVKIRFVPPVTYIQCISSPPSIHFLEKSDILVRLLDEDSAALTVKTPWQVSLEISEGGGEVTPQSFTIQPNHFESKAEFAPKSFIGTAKVRAVSSNLYTNNNTVVVTWPILIIIASIAGGLVGGFISYFHEGDKTKKWRIFTGLFTGMVLYWAFIVFDIIDYAPDFLLNAFSVFVISLIGGYLGVGSINFVLKKLGISKSGSPQEAEI; from the coding sequence ATGAAAACCAATGCCCCAACCCATATTTTTATCATCATATTGATGTTGATGGCAGGATGTGGCAGCCCTGAACAAGCAAATGATGAGGTAAACGTAAAAATTGATCAACAAGCCAGTGAAGGTATCTGGTTTGGAAAGGACTCTGCCAGCTACGGAGTGATAGGTGTTGAAGACGGAAGCTTCAATTTCAGGGAAGGAAAACTTTCCGGAGGATATATCAACCTGAACCTGTCGAAGGTAGATACGTTGCAGTTCCAGAGCACTTCACAGGTGGCTGCCCAAAAGCTGCCAAATAAATTTAAGATAGAGCGTGTAGAAGAATCGGAAAACCCGGAGCAAGGCACTACCCATACTTTACTGGGGCGTTTTGAATATGATGATTCTATTTCCAGTAAAGAAGTGCGCCTGCCCGTAACCATGAATTATGAGCAAAATCAGATGGTGATGACCAGCAAGCCGGGTGATAAAACCTCTGAAAATGAACCTGCATTAGGATTTCACATCATAGCCGATATTGAAAATAATAACCTCACCCAGCAACAGGTTCAGCAGCAGGCCATAAAAGCAGAGGAAATTGTGCTGCCGGAAAAGATCAAAGTAAGGCAGGATTCGCTAATGAGCATCAGAAAGCGTATACCTACCAAAATTGTAGTACATCTCCAAAGGCAGAAGCGCATAGCTCAGGTAGGGGACACCCTCCACATTTCAATTGGGCTTGTCAATGATAATAATGATCCGGCTGGTGCCCCCAAAGAGCTGGACGTAGAGCTTTTTAACAGCGTGAAGAAGAACTCCAGGATTAAAACTGTGCACTTTAATAAAGGTCAGTCCATAGTGAAAACCTCGGTTATTTTAAAGGAAGAGGGCATATTTGAATTGGAAGCGGTACACCCCGAGCTTTATTCGGGGTCATTGTTCCTTAAGGTCACCCCTAGGTTTGGCAGCCTGATCATTAACAAATACGACGAATATCAGGTAAGGCTGGCCATGTTTCAGCCGGAAAATCAGTCATTCATAAAGGTGCTGGCCCAAAGCCGCAGCTTCAAAGCCAATGGCAAGGACAGCGCCGAAGTGAGTCTGTTTCTTTTCGATGATGCCGGGATGTACCCTAATGGCGTCAGGCTCAATATTATTCCCAGTTATGGACGGGTTTACCCTCAACAACTGGTTGTGAAAGGAGAGGAGCCGGGCATTGTGAAGCTGGTGAGTAAAGATCAGGAAGATGTGGAGCTTCAAATTGTGGCCACCCCGGACATTGAAGTAGTAAATACCGTTAAAATCCGGTTTGTACCACCTGTGACTTATATACAATGCATTAGCAGCCCGCCATCGATCCACTTCCTTGAAAAATCAGACATACTGGTCAGACTGCTGGATGAAGACAGTGCCGCGCTAACGGTAAAAACACCGTGGCAGGTCAGCCTTGAGATCAGTGAGGGTGGAGGTGAGGTTACCCCGCAGAGCTTTACCATTCAACCCAACCACTTTGAAAGCAAAGCGGAGTTTGCTCCTAAAAGCTTTATTGGTACGGCAAAGGTGCGGGCTGTTTCCAGTAACCTGTATACCAACAACAATACGGTGGTAGTTACGTGGCCCATCCTCATCATCATTGCCAGCATAGCCGGTGGGCTGGTAGGTGGGTTTATATCTTATTTTCACGAAGGTGATAAAACCAAGAAATGGAGGATTTTCACCGGGTTGTTTACCGGCATGGTGCTCTACTGGGCTTTTATAGTTTTTGATATTATCGATTATGCCCCGGACTTTCTGCTCAATGCTTTCAGTGTTTTTGTGATCAGCCTTATAGGAGGTTATCTGGGTGTAGGTTCGATCAATTTTGTGCTGAAAAAGTTGGGCATCAGTAAATCAGGATCACCCCAGGAAGCAGAGATATAG
- a CDS encoding pinensin family lanthipeptide: MKNKKLNLKALNVKSFVTNIKDDNVHTVKGGSGINTCTPQCTPPELTKRGCSFFYCE, encoded by the coding sequence ATGAAAAACAAAAAGTTAAACCTGAAAGCGTTAAATGTGAAAAGCTTTGTCACCAACATAAAGGATGACAATGTACATACCGTTAAAGGAGGATCGGGAATTAATACCTGTACGCCACAGTGTACTCCACCTGAGTTAACAAAAAGAGGTTGTTCGTTTTTCTACTGTGAGTAG